From Porphyromonadaceae bacterium W3.11, one genomic window encodes:
- a CDS encoding S24 family peptidase, whose amino-acid sequence MAKRTVSAEKQRLQRKKRLIKCVDYLQRKGYIHTYDDISEATGLKTVTIRGALSLASPYLSKNFLRQFLRVYGDIFNADWLMEGKQKMLRTHAKPSFPELSHRWERIAYLMEEEKMDVQTFAKAIGMNAGSTIYRILRDKAHPMDQTMSRIHQAFPKYSREWLLYGQGDILDADYLRRQEEELREGNAEAYEVLSTRVFPIIPDPAAAGSLTGFGDEDPEGFETMTLPVDREYKGNYYIFTVRGASMDDGSVHAIVDGDKLLCRQIQRSYWNEGLHVRTWPYYVFVTREEGIIVKTIASQNLEEETIVCRSLNPDYPDITLHLKDIIGIFNVVQLVSRSMKS is encoded by the coding sequence ATGGCGAAAAGAACTGTTTCGGCTGAGAAGCAACGGCTTCAACGGAAGAAGAGGTTGATAAAATGTGTCGATTATCTTCAACGGAAGGGGTATATTCACACTTATGATGATATAAGTGAAGCTACGGGCTTGAAAACAGTAACGATACGTGGGGCTCTTAGTTTAGCATCTCCATACTTATCAAAGAATTTTCTTAGACAGTTCTTAAGAGTATACGGCGATATCTTCAATGCAGATTGGCTAATGGAGGGAAAGCAGAAGATGCTTAGAACACATGCTAAGCCCTCCTTCCCGGAGCTTTCCCATAGATGGGAACGTATCGCTTATCTGATGGAGGAGGAGAAGATGGATGTCCAGACTTTTGCCAAAGCTATCGGGATGAATGCGGGCAGTACGATATACCGTATTTTAAGAGATAAGGCTCATCCTATGGATCAGACCATGAGTCGTATTCATCAGGCTTTCCCAAAATATAGTCGAGAGTGGCTACTGTATGGGCAGGGTGACATCTTAGATGCTGACTATCTTAGAAGACAAGAGGAGGAGCTTAGGGAGGGGAATGCTGAAGCCTATGAAGTATTGAGTACTAGGGTATTCCCCATAATCCCAGATCCTGCTGCCGCTGGCTCATTGACTGGTTTTGGAGATGAAGATCCGGAAGGGTTTGAGACCATGACGCTACCTGTGGATAGAGAGTATAAGGGCAATTATTATATCTTTACGGTTCGAGGAGCATCCATGGATGATGGCTCTGTGCATGCGATAGTAGATGGCGATAAATTACTGTGTCGGCAGATCCAGCGAAGTTATTGGAATGAAGGGCTTCATGTCCGTACTTGGCCTTATTATGTCTTTGTGACACGAGAGGAGGGAATCATTGTCAAGACGATTGCTTCACAGAATTTAGAAGAGGAAACTATTGTTTGCCGCTCACTCAATCCTGATTATCCTGATATTACATTACATCTAAAAGATATCATAGGGATCTTCAATGTTGTGCAGTTAGTGAGTAGGAGTATGAAGAGCTAG
- a CDS encoding VOC family protein: protein MELKARFDHFNFNVLDLDRSLAFYEKALGLKEVRRKEAEDGSFILVYLGDGHTGFTLELTWLRDRREPYNLGDLEYHLCLRVDGDYDQWREYHREMNCICYENHDMGLYFISDPDGYWIEILPLV, encoded by the coding sequence ATGGAATTAAAGGCTCGTTTTGATCACTTTAACTTTAACGTCTTAGACTTGGATAGAAGTTTAGCCTTCTACGAAAAGGCTCTAGGATTAAAAGAAGTTCGTAGAAAAGAAGCTGAGGATGGCTCCTTTATCTTGGTTTATCTAGGAGATGGACACACTGGCTTTACGCTGGAGCTAACATGGCTTAGGGACCGAAGAGAACCCTATAATTTGGGGGATTTGGAATATCATCTATGTCTGAGGGTAGATGGCGACTATGATCAATGGCGTGAATACCATCGTGAGATGAATTGTATCTGTTATGAAAATCATGACATGGGGCTCTATTTTATTAGTGATCCTGATGGTTATTGGATAGAAATTTTGCCTTTGGTCTGA
- a CDS encoding NAD(P)H-hydrate dehydratase: protein MIYNYFQVKELENKILQEQNLSESELRAQKSNAFCMQFKKDFFGKQKVVLFAGPNENGALGLRIATTLASLGHEIMVVLLNPTGVLPELVINERDNFKESYEDYLMEVTSQFSPPPINEEDILIDAICGVEQQTPLTGSTPNVIMYLNSLQATKISIDIPSGLLEGDNKDNDTSKIFKANLTYTYYSPKLSFLFRENHSIVGSWSVMNLGINLPSDVVESDFKLFDTFEMEHAFPRRGTFTHKYDYGKVLLIGGSRGMIGAPILAGKAAMTSGVGHLTLHLPKGYETVAHVALPEALVSIDFSSDSFSADSLKIEDYDTIAVGPGLGQSTESRFALEYLMQNYRRPMILDADALNIIANADEDLLALVPEGSILTPHEGEFDRLFGASQNSYSRLMKAIDVAKTHKLNILLKGAYSATCSADGMVYFNTSGNPGLATAGSGDVLAGIILALFGKGHTAVQSCCIAAYIHGFAADLYASAFCQESLTASKLIDQLPIAFKRFKNDREQRSMY, encoded by the coding sequence ATGATATATAATTATTTCCAAGTCAAGGAGTTGGAAAATAAAATTTTGCAAGAGCAGAATCTCTCTGAAAGTGAGTTGAGAGCTCAGAAGAGTAATGCTTTTTGCATGCAATTCAAAAAGGATTTCTTCGGGAAGCAGAAAGTAGTACTCTTTGCAGGCCCTAATGAGAATGGTGCCTTGGGGCTACGAATTGCGACTACCCTTGCTAGCCTTGGTCATGAAATCATGGTTGTCTTGCTTAATCCTACTGGAGTACTCCCTGAGCTTGTGATTAATGAGAGGGATAACTTCAAGGAGAGTTATGAGGATTATTTGATGGAGGTTACGAGTCAATTTTCTCCACCTCCTATCAACGAGGAAGATATTTTGATTGACGCTATCTGTGGGGTGGAGCAGCAGACACCTCTGACAGGATCTACTCCTAATGTCATAATGTATCTCAATAGTTTGCAGGCTACGAAGATCTCCATTGATATCCCGAGTGGTTTATTAGAGGGTGATAATAAAGATAATGACACCTCTAAAATATTCAAAGCCAATCTGACTTATACCTATTACAGTCCGAAGCTCTCTTTTCTCTTCAGAGAAAACCATTCAATCGTTGGGTCGTGGAGTGTTATGAACTTAGGTATCAACCTGCCCAGTGATGTTGTTGAGAGTGATTTTAAGCTTTTTGATACCTTTGAGATGGAGCATGCTTTTCCACGAAGAGGAACTTTTACTCATAAGTATGATTATGGTAAGGTCTTACTGATTGGAGGAAGTAGAGGGATGATAGGAGCTCCAATCTTAGCTGGTAAGGCGGCTATGACTTCTGGTGTCGGTCATCTGACCCTTCACTTGCCCAAGGGTTATGAAACGGTTGCACATGTAGCACTGCCAGAGGCCTTGGTCTCAATAGACTTCTCTTCCGATAGCTTTTCGGCAGATAGCTTGAAGATCGAGGATTATGATACGATCGCTGTCGGTCCCGGATTAGGTCAGTCCACAGAGAGTCGATTTGCTTTAGAGTACTTGATGCAGAATTATCGCCGACCTATGATCTTGGATGCGGATGCGTTGAATATCATTGCTAATGCTGATGAAGATCTATTAGCGTTAGTTCCAGAGGGATCTATTCTTACGCCCCATGAGGGCGAGTTTGATCGCTTGTTTGGGGCCTCTCAAAACTCATATAGCCGGCTGATGAAAGCTATTGATGTAGCAAAGACTCACAAGTTGAATATTTTGCTGAAGGGGGCATATTCAGCGACATGTAGTGCCGATGGAATGGTTTATTTTAATACCTCAGGTAATCCAGGTTTGGCGACAGCAGGTTCGGGAGATGTGTTGGCGGGTATTATCCTAGCTCTTTTTGGTAAGGGACATACGGCCGTCCAATCCTGTTGCATAGCTGCTTATATACATGGTTTTGCTGCTGACTTATATGCTTCTGCCTTTTGTCAGGAGAGTCTCACAGCATCCAAGCTGATAGATCAGCTGCCCATAGCATTCAAGCGCTTTAAGAACGATAGGGAGCAACGGTCCATGTATTAA
- a CDS encoding DUF3256 family protein produces MKLYKDILGKFIVAIILMHIGVVAMMAQRPSIRQVFEDAPSEVIPALGDLERSQVFAVYEAKLKGEADIETSKNMLGAEVTLLRLTDDYLQMTLDPSTELQMKLLPYKGSKGYLISMVATSLLEPKQSVIVFYDKDWNRLETSDFIQSPDPADYFISPDDSNRREIKDALVERGRWSYQIVLDADGVGLSFRMTTFDEALARELHPDVMPLLKKEGVRYEWSKRSKSYIKK; encoded by the coding sequence GTGAAGTTATATAAAGATATTTTAGGAAAGTTCATCGTAGCTATCATTCTTATGCATATAGGAGTGGTGGCTATGATGGCTCAAAGGCCTTCCATTCGTCAGGTCTTTGAAGATGCTCCCTCTGAGGTCATTCCAGCGTTAGGTGATTTGGAACGTAGTCAAGTCTTTGCGGTCTATGAGGCAAAGCTGAAAGGTGAGGCTGATATAGAGACTAGTAAGAATATGTTGGGGGCTGAAGTTACCCTACTTCGGTTGACTGATGACTATCTCCAGATGACCCTAGATCCTTCAACGGAACTCCAGATGAAACTCTTGCCCTATAAGGGTTCTAAGGGCTATCTGATTTCTATGGTAGCAACTAGTCTGTTAGAGCCTAAGCAGTCGGTAATAGTTTTTTATGATAAGGATTGGAACCGCTTGGAGACGAGTGATTTTATCCAGAGTCCTGACCCCGCAGATTACTTTATTAGTCCAGATGATTCGAATAGAAGAGAGATCAAGGATGCCCTTGTAGAAAGAGGTCGGTGGTCATATCAGATTGTCCTAGATGCAGATGGAGTTGGGCTGTCCTTCAGGATGACGACATTTGATGAAGCGTTAGCTCGTGAATTACATCCTGATGTGATGCCACTACTTAAAAAAGAGGGCGTGAGATACGAGTGGAGTAAAAGATCAAAGAGCTATATAAAGAAGTAA
- a CDS encoding putative LPS assembly protein LptD, which yields MDLALQYVLNDTLLKGDVLERDSVMAPLLQPDSVRTRSNRISKDESIVVSDSLPNDSITTDSVKSGQLTAPVDFEAQDSLVILSKRNLVRMYGSGKVSYLTQQLEGDFMQLQTDTGTVFSTYIDYPDSLKKERVYAKVKNDDEEYQAGAINYNFHTQKGYITEVITQQGEGYIKANQTKRLKTKALNLADAKYTTCTNHDHPHFYIAMTKAKVRPGKDLVAGPLYLVLADVPLPIGLPFAFFPFTTSRASGLIMPTYGDEMERGFYLRNGGYYFAINDYVDLELTGDVYTKGSWGVRGRSTYRKRYRYSGSIDASYLVTIRGDKVAGDYSKGTDFRIAWSHQQDAKANPYRTFSANVNYSTSSYNHNNLDGLYNQAIMGENTKSSSISFSQRFPNSPWSISGSMDITQRSRDSTVAMTLPNLSITMSRIYPFKRKEQVGKERWYEKISVSYSGQLRNTVETKENQLLKTNLLRDWRNGMSHSIPISASFDLGQYIKVTPSFNYTERWYMSKLQKAYDPALNKVVETDTTFGFNRVYDYSASLSLSTTVYGFWKPLPFLGDKVNMIRHRMEPSISINYRPDFGAKKYGYWEELNYITPEGREVDTYYSPYERQLFGVPGRGASGSIGFSLGNNLEAKIKQKTDSVSDETEFKKISLIESLNLSTSYNLAADSFQWSDLSASLSLRLSQSFTLRLSGAFDLYTYDYHEHDGRISPYRVNKLRVLNGKGLGRFRGTSTSFSYTLNPQNLKKLLGVFGLRKKDQGDGDGDDDPNRGNLNNDPYGNNGLSDRDGPGGNESTNLMSHGDDELGTFDQYGYLENNVDWSLGFNYNLSVGQGEFKPEIKEYGYKWRQDLSFNGSFSPTKNWRLNFSANYNFDEKKITNMSCNVTRDLHCWSMTASFIPLGPYKSYHFSIAVKSSLLQDLRYQQSSQPNRGGYTWY from the coding sequence ATGGATCTTGCACTTCAATATGTACTTAATGATACTCTTTTGAAGGGAGATGTCCTCGAACGGGATAGTGTTATGGCCCCTCTATTACAGCCAGATTCTGTACGCACTCGTTCTAATCGTATTTCTAAGGATGAGTCCATAGTTGTTTCTGATTCTTTGCCGAATGACTCCATAACTACAGACTCTGTGAAGTCTGGGCAATTGACTGCTCCAGTGGATTTTGAGGCCCAAGATTCACTCGTGATTCTGTCTAAGCGAAATCTTGTGAGGATGTATGGTAGCGGTAAGGTGAGCTATCTAACTCAGCAACTGGAGGGAGACTTTATGCAACTTCAGACAGATACAGGTACGGTGTTTAGTACCTATATTGATTATCCAGACTCCCTTAAGAAAGAGCGGGTGTATGCGAAAGTCAAAAATGATGATGAGGAGTATCAAGCTGGTGCTATAAATTATAACTTCCATACTCAGAAAGGTTATATCACTGAAGTCATTACTCAGCAAGGTGAAGGTTACATCAAAGCTAATCAAACTAAGCGACTAAAGACCAAGGCACTTAACTTAGCGGATGCTAAATACACGACTTGTACCAATCATGATCATCCCCACTTCTATATAGCCATGACTAAGGCAAAAGTACGTCCGGGCAAAGATCTAGTGGCTGGCCCACTCTATTTAGTGCTTGCAGATGTCCCTCTACCTATTGGGTTGCCTTTTGCCTTTTTCCCATTTACCACTTCTCGTGCTTCTGGCTTGATCATGCCAACGTATGGAGATGAGATGGAGCGTGGGTTTTATCTGAGAAATGGGGGGTATTACTTTGCCATAAATGATTATGTGGATCTCGAACTGACTGGTGATGTCTATACCAAAGGTTCTTGGGGTGTGCGAGGTCGCTCGACCTATCGCAAGAGGTACCGCTATAGTGGCTCTATTGATGCTAGTTACTTGGTCACTATAAGGGGGGATAAAGTGGCAGGGGATTACTCCAAAGGAACAGACTTTAGGATCGCGTGGTCACACCAGCAAGATGCTAAGGCCAATCCATATCGTACTTTTTCAGCGAATGTAAACTATTCTACAAGCTCGTATAATCATAATAATCTCGATGGTCTCTACAATCAAGCAATTATGGGGGAGAATACGAAGAGCTCAAGTATTAGCTTTAGCCAACGTTTTCCAAACAGCCCTTGGAGTATCTCCGGGTCCATGGATATCACTCAGAGATCACGAGATAGTACCGTCGCGATGACTTTACCTAACTTATCTATTACGATGAGTCGTATCTATCCATTCAAGCGTAAAGAGCAAGTGGGAAAAGAGCGTTGGTATGAAAAAATATCGGTATCATATTCTGGACAGCTACGAAATACGGTCGAGACGAAAGAGAATCAACTCCTGAAGACCAACCTTCTGAGAGATTGGCGTAACGGGATGAGTCACTCTATCCCTATTTCTGCTTCTTTTGATCTCGGTCAATACATCAAAGTAACGCCTAGCTTTAACTATACTGAGCGTTGGTATATGTCTAAGCTTCAAAAGGCATATGATCCTGCTTTGAATAAGGTGGTTGAAACAGATACAACCTTTGGCTTTAATAGGGTATATGACTATAGTGCGTCTCTATCCTTATCTACCACTGTATATGGTTTCTGGAAGCCCTTGCCGTTCTTGGGAGATAAGGTCAATATGATTCGTCACCGAATGGAACCATCTATCTCCATTAATTATCGTCCCGACTTTGGTGCAAAAAAGTATGGTTATTGGGAAGAGTTGAATTATATTACTCCTGAAGGTAGAGAGGTGGATACGTATTATTCTCCGTACGAGCGACAACTTTTTGGCGTTCCTGGGAGAGGAGCGAGCGGTAGTATCGGCTTTTCGCTAGGCAATAACTTAGAAGCAAAAATTAAGCAGAAGACAGACTCTGTTTCAGATGAAACCGAATTCAAAAAGATCAGTCTGATTGAGTCCCTTAACCTGTCAACAAGTTATAATCTTGCCGCAGACTCATTCCAATGGAGTGACCTCTCCGCTTCTTTGTCTCTAAGACTTTCTCAATCGTTTACACTACGTTTGAGTGGAGCTTTTGATCTGTACACTTATGACTACCATGAGCATGACGGGCGTATTAGTCCGTATCGTGTGAATAAGCTGAGGGTTCTTAATGGAAAAGGTCTTGGTCGCTTTAGAGGTACCAGTACATCGTTTTCGTACACGCTTAATCCTCAGAATCTAAAAAAACTTTTGGGGGTATTTGGATTGCGTAAGAAAGATCAAGGTGATGGAGATGGTGATGACGATCCTAATAGAGGTAATCTTAATAACGACCCATACGGTAACAATGGGTTATCTGACAGAGATGGACCTGGTGGCAATGAGTCAACTAATCTAATGAGTCATGGCGATGATGAGTTGGGGACCTTCGATCAGTATGGGTATTTGGAGAATAATGTGGATTGGAGCTTAGGATTTAATTATAACTTATCGGTAGGACAAGGCGAATTTAAGCCTGAGATCAAAGAGTATGGTTATAAGTGGCGTCAAGACTTAAGCTTTAACGGGTCGTTTTCTCCGACTAAGAACTGGAGACTTAACTTCTCAGCGAACTACAATTTTGATGAGAAGAAAATTACCAATATGTCCTGTAATGTGACTAGAGATCTTCACTGCTGGAGTATGACGGCAAGTTTTATCCCATTGGGACCCTACAAGTCGTATCACTTCTCTATAGCTGTTAAGTCTTCGTTATTGCAGGATCTAAGATACCAGCAAAGTAGTCAGCCTAATAGGGGCGGATATACGTGGTATTAA
- a CDS encoding NAD(P)-dependent oxidoreductase, with protein MDKKKILFLFQPTVASGLEELYERYEVLTIPEGKKFSEDLLSELPKDVDVLASEFTIPVTSKVIDYFPNLKLIANYAVGFNNIDVAYANSKGITVSNTPQAVIQPTAELTVALLLSVSRRVAEWDRLMRRQRSSEKGSLADGMGWDLYKKKAGIIGYGNIGKAVGKMLQSFGMQVFYNKRTRLSPEEEKELGVTYSSPEEIFRTCDVVSLHMPYTAESHHMVNAETLGMMKPDAILVNAARGKVVDEAALVEALKNGKIAGAGLDVFEHDDCPLDELYDLENVSMTPHVGTQTREARIAMAEELTNNIVGFFEKDRPIAIVSI; from the coding sequence ATGGATAAGAAGAAGATTCTATTTTTATTTCAGCCAACTGTTGCGTCCGGATTAGAAGAGCTTTATGAGCGTTATGAAGTTTTGACGATTCCTGAAGGTAAGAAATTTTCAGAGGACCTTCTCTCTGAGCTACCTAAAGATGTTGATGTCCTCGCCAGTGAATTTACTATCCCAGTGACATCCAAAGTTATTGATTATTTCCCAAACCTGAAGTTGATTGCTAACTATGCCGTTGGATTCAATAATATTGATGTAGCGTATGCCAACTCTAAGGGTATAACAGTTTCCAATACACCACAGGCTGTGATTCAGCCGACTGCAGAACTGACTGTAGCACTGCTATTGAGCGTAAGCCGTCGTGTAGCAGAGTGGGATCGTTTGATGAGACGTCAACGCTCAAGTGAGAAAGGTAGTCTTGCTGACGGAATGGGCTGGGATCTATATAAAAAGAAGGCCGGTATCATTGGCTATGGAAATATAGGGAAGGCTGTTGGTAAAATGTTACAATCATTTGGGATGCAGGTCTTTTATAATAAGCGAACTAGACTGAGTCCTGAAGAAGAAAAAGAGCTTGGTGTAACTTATTCGAGCCCAGAGGAGATTTTCCGCACTTGTGACGTTGTCTCCCTGCATATGCCCTATACTGCTGAGTCTCATCATATGGTGAATGCAGAAACGTTAGGGATGATGAAGCCGGATGCCATTCTTGTCAATGCCGCTCGTGGAAAAGTGGTGGATGAGGCCGCTTTAGTAGAGGCTCTTAAGAATGGAAAGATAGCAGGAGCTGGCTTAGATGTATTTGAGCATGATGACTGCCCACTAGATGAACTTTACGATTTAGAAAATGTGAGTATGACTCCTCACGTAGGAACACAGACTAGAGAGGCTCGTATTGCTATGGCAGAAGAATTGACCAATAATATTGTGGGATTTTTCGAGAAAGATCGTCCTATCGCGATTGTTTCGATTTGA